The genomic DNA TAATGTTATCAAAGCGCGCCGTATAATTCGAGAGACCGAAGCCTATGCCACCTGTCAGGAAGTCTGGAAAACCATCAAAGGCTTGAACCCCTGCAAGAATTAGAAGTTTCGTAGGTTTCACAACCTGCTTCCCATCAATCCAGAAAGTGACGATATTTCCTTGAACGCTTAACTTTAGATGCGCCCACTTATCCAATCTTAGAAGCGGATGCGCTGCCCTGTGAAGGCTTATAAACTCTACCCCGCGCCAATCACCATAGTCACAACTTATGCGTGTGCCAGGAACAGCTTTGCCGTCAATTAACTCCACCCGATCGTCAATGTTGCAGGAAACCACCCAGGCGCCGCTAACCCGTGCAGCAATCACTATAGTTCCAACACCGTGTTTTGTAAGCGGTTTG from Candidatus Poribacteria bacterium includes the following:
- a CDS encoding DUF1080 domain-containing protein, which encodes MRFTRIVIVTVTLLCFLSFSVSAGTFIETFDDKNLEVWKELVHLNKAPGSWEVINNELHAVSRETFRRLLITGDNTWENYTIEFDVKPLTKHGVGTIVIAARVSGAWVVSCNIDDRVELIDGKAVPGTRISCDYGDWRGVEFISLHRAAHPLLRLDKWAHLKLSVQGNIVTFWIDGKQVVKPTKLLILAGVQAFDGFPDFLTGGIGFGLSNYTARFDNITVTGESIPNGGGFAVTFQGKLATTWGNLKRF